TAGCGTTCGGAGAAGGGAGCCTTAGGCAGGTTCTCTTGCTTTTCGCCTCTTCAAAATCAAAAATAGACGCAGCAACGGAACCGCAGCATATAATCTGTTTAACCGTAGAACCCAACGCAGGCAACATCTTTCGCCACAACTCCTTCGACAGCTCCCGCATTTCCTTATTGGGATTCACATTCTTGTCCCCGTCCCTTAACGACCACAAACAAGCATTGCAAATCGCAGTCTTGAAAGGATCAAATTTTTTTATAGCAGCCTTTAACGCAAGCGGAATGGAACCATCCTCCCACGGGCCAACATCCAATTCAGGGAAAAGGCCCTTACTAGCATCATGGTTCTTAGAGCAATCCTTATCTGGATACAAACGACAGATTTTCTGCAATTCCGTGCAGTTTTTATAAAGTTTTTCACTCATATTCTGCGCTTCTGCGACCACCAAGATTCCATTCCAGTTTTCGGGAATATACGGAATGTAGGGAATGCTCTCGACGACTGCGGTCGAACCATTGTACCTTCCGTTTTGACAGATATCCACTAGGCTCTGGCGTAATTCTTGAATCGTTTGATCCATATTGGCTTCACGAAATTTCAAAAAAAATTTAGATACTTACATATTTCAATTATCTATCATAGTAAATTATGAAATAAAAAAGACTATTCTGACACTCCTTTTTCTGGTATTAGATAATGGTACGACAGTGGAATCAGATTTGATCTAGTAAATTTCCAGCTATGCGTAGATTCATCACCACCTGAGACCTTACCTGTTTTATTGTCATAACGAATATTACAAAGCAAATACAAAATAGTTTTCTTTCGTTTTGCTAATTTAACTTCGTTTTTTGTCAGAATTACCCCATCACCAGATCCTCTTGTTCCTTTGACCTCAATCCATTCAATACAATTTCCGTTTGTCGCAAGAATATCATATGATTCAGTTTGCGAAACGTTTTTACAATGAAAACCTTTCTTTTCATAGAATAATTCGCATCGTTTCATCGCATAATCTTCTATCGCTCTTCTAATTTTAGGGTCAGATTCATATGAATATTGCGATTGACCATCCTGAATACAATCGCCTTTTGTTTTCAAATTAGGCCCAGTATATTTTTCCGTCAAAGCTATGGCCTTCTTGATTTCTTTCGCCAAATCAACAACGGGAGTACCCTTGCGATCTAACATATAAAAAATGTTAGCCTGTCCCAAAGAAGTAATTTCACTATTTGTTCGAGGTATAGACAACTTCCTTTTCTGAGGAGGCAGCAAAACAACGTCATCTGCCCGGCATTTAATATTATAACAAGCATCCTTTAGCGGATATCGACGGATATTCTTACTGAGTGGTTGGAATTCTCTATAAACCGTTGCATTTTTATACCAACCAACAACATACTGACCACCTCCATATTCTTTTGGCTTTGTCGCCACCCATATTACCAGCACATCTGTAACACAATCACTCTTCTTGAAAGCTGGATTTATTCGACCGATATTTAAATGAGGATCATTATTCTTTTTTGTTCCACGAGGAGGTTGAACATAACCGTAACAACAACCATCCTTTTCCCGGCGAAAATTAAACGCCTCATGGCCAATATTTTCTATGTTATGTTTCCCGCCATTCACGGGTCTTTCCGTATCAGCCCCTTGATAGTACTGCATGTAGCCAATTCTAGCAAATAAGACGTTCATGAAAACTCCTAAATTTTATTTGACTACTCTGTTATGCATGAGTCGCATGTGCATTGATTACACGAAACATTTTTTGTCCTAATTGACGATCGTTCTTCACAACAATTGATGCAACGCATTTAAAACTGTGATCAATTGCTCCGAAGTCACATTCTGCATCCAAATCCCTAGAATAATCAGCCCAATACAAATCCCTTAAGTTTTGATATCGGTTTTTATGATCTATAATAATCGTGTTATCGAAATATGATGCAGACGAATATAATTCCGTATGTTTTTCAAAATCGTATCCCTGCTCATTTTTCCTCAAAAGTTGCTCAAATTTATGCGCTACAAATTTATCCGACGAAGCCATATCTAAAACATTAAAAAAATCTATCAGCACCAACTCCGCATATAACGACACATCTTCATTCATTATAACACCATGCATTAGTCTATTCCTAAAAATCGGGAAATAAAAAACATAATACATAAGATCCAAAGAAGTAATTATATCTTTTTTTTCTAATAATGCTGCTTTATCTGACACGGTTTTGGTCAATAATTGTTTTTCAGAAAAGCCTAGATTCAAAGCGTATTCCATAAAAAGCCCTTCTATTTGCGACACCGCCAACATACAAAACACATACTTGTCTTGGTTATAAAAAGCCATGGTTTTAAGCAAAGAGCTTTTACTGTTTGACAACACAGGGTTTTTCGTAATCAAGTCATTAATTTTCGTCATTATGCCATATTTTTTTATGTAGACTGAGGCCATACGACTCATATGCTTTACGCGATTTTTACTATTTTCAATAAAATATGCCAATCTCAAAGCCTGTAAAGCATCCATTTGAGGAAATTTATTCAAAAGAGCTATTTCAGATTCGGTAAAGTGTTTTGGGCAAACTCCATATCCTGTTTTAACAAAAGAATACACGCCACTAATAAAAACATCTTCTAATTGTAAGGCTTGTCTATAGATTTGTTCTTTTTCGTATAATTGAATTTGTTCCAAAAAGGTTTCAATTTTTTCATTCACATCATTAACGTAATAGGCTATTTTTTCTTGCACATCTCTTTTTTGACAATTAGTTTGTTTTATTAATGCGTTTAATTGTTCCCTTTCAGTTTCCATTCGATTTTTATCGATAAGAACCATTTGACAGAGGTCTTTATATTTATCTTTTGCTTTTGAATTCAAGCGTGCACAAGAACAAATCGTCTCATAAAATTTTTCCGTATCTTTGTCAAAACCTAAATAATAATGTGATAATTTCCCTATGGCGACACAATTTCCTGTTCTAGACATTAAGTACCAAAAGAACATTTTTATTCTTTTTTCTTTTTCGTAGCAGCAACGCAGAAAAACCTCTGCCAAATATTTGCAATCCCACTTTTTTATATTTTTTTTCCTTTGCAAGTAAAGGACTGCTTTTTCGCGACACTCATTAATTTCTTTAATTTTAAACATTTTTCCCCATTGCACTACAGACAATCAAATGAATAATCTATCATTTTTTCATCTGGGCCAAAAAGCCAAGCCATATAATTTTCAGAAGAAATGTTTTTGTATTGTTTTATTAGGGACTCGTGTATCGCCTCATCGTTTTTCGCTTCAAAAACGATGGATTGGACTCCGCAAACAAAATCACTGTTTGCAGATTTGCACAAAATGTAATTGACGACATAATCAAAATAATTATGCAAATGATTAATTGCTATTTTGATTCCAGGAACTTCACATCCTATATGAGTTGCAAAATTTCTTATCCGGTACAATCTGTGAAGATGCTGTTCAATTCTATTAGAATGTTCGTTTAATGTTTCTATAAATTGTTTACTCTCAGACATCTCTTTTTTCATTGTATAGACACGATTTCGCATCAAAGGATTTTTCCCTAAAAGCGAATATATATTTTTCATTTCAGAACTTTCTAAATCATAAGAAGCCAAATATTGGACAAACGAATGGAAGGAATTTATTCCATTTGCAGATAAACACGCATTTCCTAAAGCTTTTTCTAATTGAGAATATACTGCCCTATATTTCTTCAATACAAAAATTTTTTGCATAATTCGTTTGACGCTAAAAACAACGTTTTCCCTAATACTTTCTTCATTTGGCTCTGAAAACAAAGTCTCTAGTGCGGTCCAAAAATTTCTAAATAGAGCCAAAACATTCATTGATTCGAGAGCATTAGAATGCATTTCCATAGCCTGAATTATAGATGACGATGCGTCAGAGCTCATTGATTTGCTATTTAAAACATTCTTTATCAATTGTTCAACAGAATCTCTGTCACTCGTTGCCCTGAAATTCAAAATGGATGGCAGGCGGATATTTGCATATGATCCATTTTCTCTTTTCACCAAAAAGCGATACACAGTTTTACTAAACATGTTATGGTAAAAAAATCGTGGCAAAGTTTGTAAAGAATCAACATAATCATTAAAACTTTGCACAGCAGAATAAGCATCAAAAGTTGTGGTTTCCCAAGAAACCACACTGATTTTTCGTTCTGATGTTTTTGCAACAAGGCGCCTATATTGAGCCAATAATTCAACACCATCACGATTTTTTTCTAATATGTCTTTTTGCTTTTCGACATCTATTATTTTAATATTTTGAAAAAAATCAGATTTAAATTCAATTCTTTCTAAAAAATCAAAGAATTTATAGTCGACCAAAATCAAAAACTCAAATTTTTGAGGAGCTGGAGATACTTTCTTTAGAAAGACATCAATTTGCTCACACGACTCAATTTTTTCAAGACCAAAAAATTGGATTAATTCATTCCTCAAAAATCTTTTTGAGTAACCAATACCTATTAAACTTATGAAATAATTTGCGACATATTGGATTAAAACTTTTTGACACTTATTTGTTTTAATCGATATCTTTATAGCCTCGATGCAACCGTCAATATACTCACTAAGGGAACACGCCTGCATAAAAGATTCTATCCACATTTTTATTTTTGAAGAGTCTTTTTTTGCTTCGATAAACCCTTTTTTTATTGATTCCAATCGAAAACCCAAAATACCTTTTAAAACAGAATCGTTTTGAAGTTTTTCTAAAAATTCGTCAATAATGATTGGCACATATTTATCATAATATTTTTCCACCAAGCCATACTGCTCCAATATATGGCTGGTATATTGAATTTCAAATACCAAAGTTAAAGCATTATGCATTGGTAATGCAAAAGAATCGGGAGTTCTATCATCTAACAGTTCTTCAGCAACTTGATAGAAAAAAAATAATGTTTCCAGGGATTCCTTCGAAGTATCCCATTTTTCTGGTATTTTATTAATCATGAATCACTTTTCCTGTTCATACTTACTCTTCATTTTCTTAATATTATCGTCCGAAAGTTCTTCCTTTTGATCCGCAATTTGCCTCAACAGATCTTTGTTAGCTCTTACATATTTTTTAGCCTCTTCTATTTCAGCACCCTTAAGATCATTTTTTTTCTTATTTTCTTCATGATGTACATTCCCATCAAGGTCAATAGACAAGAATTCATCCTTATTCACTTTTGCTTTTTTATTTGTCTGGACTTTTATTCTAGGGGCATGTTTTCCCTTTTTATAAGAACCACCTTCATCTATCCAAATATTCATCGGCAACCCAGTATCTTTAGTCCTTAGATTTCGTGCTACTGGCTTGGGTTTAGAAACATCACCAATTTTTCTTTTAGCTTTGGCAATAGGCTTTTTTTTCGTAGATGATGTCGCGCTCTTCTTTTTAGAACCAGTTGGGGTAGATCTTTTTTTAGAAGATACGGCCTTCATAGATTTCGCTTTCATACTCGGTCCTCCTTACAATTCCAACGTTAAGCTTTCAGTGTCTTTTGTTTTTTTCTTCTTGGGTTTGGTGGGGGTGGATTTTTTGAGGAGTTTGCCGGTTTCGTCGACGAGGCCGGCGGCGAGTTCTTGTTTGTGGCGGTCGTTGTTGAGTTTGAGGAGGCGGGTCATGATTTCTTTGCGGGCGTCGGGGCAGACGGTGTAACGGCGGCGGTCGTTTTCGGGAAGGAATTCGAGGTCGTAGAAGCCGTGGTTCAGGGCGATGTCTGACCAGCCGTAGGCGGCAGCGACGGCGGTGTCGCATTCGACTTGGACTTGGCGCATTTTCATGAATTCGCCGAGAGCCCATTCTGCGTCGGCATCGGAGCATTTTGCAGTTTTGGCGATGTTTGCGGCAGAGAGGTTCTCTTGATGATAAAGATTGTAGAGGTTGGTTAGGCCTATCTTTATTTTCAGCATGATGGCTTTGCGCTGGTTATCCAACTTTTCGCCCAATGCGTCAAGGGTTGCCTTGTGTTGCTTGATTTGTTCGTCGGCACCTTCAGCAGCAAGGATTTCTTCGGGGACATATTCGCGATTGGGTTCAAAGCCTGCAGGGAACGGGAATTTTTCAAATATATTTGCCGCAGGAGCATATCTAAAATCTCCTTTCATCGGAGTTGTGTATTTATAGGCCCAATAAAAATGAGCACATGATTGTAAAATTACAAAGTGAGCGTAATCAGTAAACGGAAAGACAACTAGACTTTGGTCAAGGACTTTATCATTACTAGTAAAATTAAACGCGACTGATTTACTTGTTAAAGCAACAACAAGCACACGATTCAGACCTTTAATTTTAGCATACAGTGCAGGTCTCTTTTCTGAATAATGCCACCATTTTTGTGGCAATGGACTCCGTAAAACATACTTTCCATCTTTCATTCTAGTACGTTCCGGCTTAACCAATTTTTCCACAATAGTTATACAATCAGGATAATCTTCAGCAACTTCCCCATCATACCCTTTTTCCGCAAGTTGATGATTCAAGGGCCAGTCATAGAAATTAATCACCCATCTACTTGGACTTTGGTCAAATCGCGAGTTCATATCTTCACCATTAATGTATGGACGAACTACTTTTTCATTACGACGATCCTTATCCAATAATTCCCTTGCTTTTTCTTGGCTCAAAACAAACCCTAATCCTAAAACATAGGAGCCGACATAGCTATACTCAGTATTTTGTAGCAATGACTTGGCTTCTATAGTTTGTTTGTCAGGATCAAAATAGGTGGAAATATATCCAACTTTTTTCCCATCAAGAAGACGAGTACTGTTCCAAGGACCTTTAAATACCGTAAACAAACTTATTCTAACTTCGGCAACACCAGGCCAAGGAGTACTCTTAACAGCCATTGTTATATTTCCACCTTCATTTTCTATAACGGCTAAACATCCTTCTCTAGCATTTCCTTGAGATATTGTTTTTGTAGAAAGCGTTCCCAAAAAACAATTATTCTTCAACAAATCGAAATTTCGTCGTACAAAATAACCAACCAAATCAATTGCTCCTGCGGGAGCGTAAGCAAAACACAAATAATCTAAATAAAGTTCACCAAATGCTCTCCTTAATTTTTTATCTCCCTTAAACGGCGGATTTCCAAGGAAGCAATCAAAACCGCCTTCCGCCATCACTTCGGCAAATTCAAGGAACCAATGGAAAAATCCCTTCTGTTTGCTCACCTGCTGGGCATATATCGCTTCGCTGTCATTTTCGATATCCTTTTCACCCGTCAAATACTTACGGTAAACATCTTCTGTCACCAGGGGCTGTTGCTGTGTCTTGTCGGCAAAGTAGCCTGCAAGGCGCATGTCGGCAAGGACCTTCAGCTTTTTCCATGCCGGCGTAGATGTCACTTTAAGGTAATTTGATTTTTTCTCTTCTGCCAGTTCGGGCGTGGAGTCATCCATCTTGGAGACCTGTGCCATTTCGGCAATCACGCTCTGGATATCCGAGTCAATTTCCTTGCGGAATACATCCTGTGCTTCGGATTCCTTCGCCTTCTTCTGTTTCTTGATGACGTCGTCATTCCTTTTCTTGAGTTCGGCGTAATACTTCTTGTCGCTATCCTTGTAGGTCTTGAAGGTGTCAGAGGGAATGGTCTTGAAAATGTCTTCTACACGAGCCACGCCCACAAGGGTATCGCCGCACTTGATATGGTTATCCAAGAACCCAAGCGATGTTCCCGGGTTATGACTTTCGAGCCAGAGGGCGACCTTGCAGAGTTTTACCGCCTGCGGATTCTTATCGATACCGTAAATGCAGTTGCGGATAACGTCCTTTTCGGCGTTCCTGAAACTTGCGGGGTCCGGATTATCGGACTTCGTGCGGACTCGGGCAAGTTCCAGGGCTATGCGGCGGGCGGCATTCAACAGGATGTGTCCCGAACCGCAAGCGTCATCGCACACACGGATTGAAAGCAGGGCGTGTTCCTTGTCGGCTTCTTGTAACTTCTTTTCGATTAGCGGGTTCAACGCGCTCTTGATAAGCGGATCCACCAGTTCTTCGGGGGTGTAGTGCGAACTGGAATTGTCGCGGTCTTCACCCTGCACGTAGCTAAATTTCAACGAGCCGTTAATATCGCGTTCAATGCTCGGGTCGAGTTCCAAAAGGCCTTCGTAAATGGAACCGAATTCTTCGACATTCAACGCGGCGTAGTTCACACGGACTTTAACTTTGCGGTCTTCGTCAAAGTAACTATCAAACAGTTTGACGCCTTCAGCAAAATCCCAGTTATTGATGTGAACCTGTTTCAGGATTTTCATTTCGTCCTTGTTGAACAGGTCTCCCATCAACGCCTTTATCCCAAGGGTGTTGCCAAAATCGTTGTCCTCGAACAGCGCAAATACAGTCTTCAGTTGTTCGTAGGCATCGTGGTAATACTTTTCTTCGGGACCAATGGTGACGCAACGCTTTCTCAGGCTTTGCAGGGAATAGTAGGCGTAATAGATGTTCCGCTTGGACGGGTCCGCATCGCGCTCGAATACAAGATGGCGTTCTTCAATCACCAACAAGAACAGCAAGCGATACACAAGAGTCAGGAACTCGTCATTCAGGCTGTCGGCAGTCCATTGCGTTCCATAGCCGCTTACGATGTCCTTGTTATCTTCCCTATTCAAAAATCCGTTCGCCCATGTTTCTACAGCCGTCTTTACGGCAGCACTCAAATTCTCACGAATTCTGGAACCGTTTTCCATGGAATTCAGGTGATAGTATTCAAGCAAGCAGTCGGCAGGTTCGGTGCCGATTGCCGGGAAACGGGTAGGGTGCAAAAGCCTATAAAGAATCGCGAAATTATCGTAAAGGTCTTCTTCAAAAATCTTTTCGAGGTCAAATTCCAGGTAGGTCAACTTGACCAAGCGGCTGGAATCTCGAAGCAAGCGGAGCACGTGACCGTTTGTCACAAGGGCGTAAAGGTTTTCTTCGCTCAGGTTCAAGAATTCCTGGACCATGCTGTGGGGGCTACGCTTTTGGCCTTCACGCGCCTTGTCGAGCGATTCGTAATAGCCGACAATGTGGACGGGGCATATCCTGCGGGTCGCCTTGTGGCTAATGGCAAAGGATTTCTCACCAAACTGTTCTGCAGGTTTGGATTCTATATC
The nucleotide sequence above comes from Fibrobacter sp. UWB15. Encoded proteins:
- a CDS encoding protein NO VEIN domain-containing protein, yielding MNVLFARIGYMQYYQGADTERPVNGGKHNIENIGHEAFNFRREKDGCCYGYVQPPRGTKKNNDPHLNIGRINPAFKKSDCVTDVLVIWVATKPKEYGGGQYVVGWYKNATVYREFQPLSKNIRRYPLKDACYNIKCRADDVVLLPPQKRKLSIPRTNSEITSLGQANIFYMLDRKGTPVVDLAKEIKKAIALTEKYTGPNLKTKGDCIQDGQSQYSYESDPKIRRAIEDYAMKRCELFYEKKGFHCKNVSQTESYDILATNGNCIEWIEVKGTRGSGDGVILTKNEVKLAKRKKTILYLLCNIRYDNKTGKVSGGDESTHSWKFTRSNLIPLSYHYLIPEKGVSE